A part of Toxotes jaculatrix isolate fToxJac2 chromosome 24, fToxJac2.pri, whole genome shotgun sequence genomic DNA contains:
- the dnajc27 gene encoding dnaJ homolog subfamily C member 27: protein METNAPKRRDNKKSLRVKVISLGNAEVGKSCIIKRYCEKRFVPKYLATIGIDYGVTKVQVRDREIKVNIFDMAGHPFFYEVRNEFYKDSQGVLLVYDVGLRESFDALDSWLGEMKQEMGSQANMDSIVFVVCANKVDLTKRRVVDEGEGRLWAESRGFHYFETSAQSGEGINEMFQAFFSSITDMCENGGKRPVSEVSVGFTKEQADTIRRIRNSKDSWDMLGVKPGATREEVNKAYRKLAVLLHPDKCVAPGSEDAFKAVVNARTSLLKNIK from the exons ATGGAGACAAACGCACCGAAAAGACGAGATAACAAGAAATCATTGCGTGTGAAGGTAATAAGCCTCGGAAATGCCGAGGTCGGAAAG AGCTGCATCATCAAACGCTACTGTGAGAAGAGGTTTGTTCCCAAGTATTTGGCCACTATTGGTATTGACTATGGAGTCACCAA agtgCAGGTTCGTGACAGAGAAATCAAAGTGAACATCTTTGACATGGCCGGACATCCTTTCTTTTATGAA GTGCGTAATGAGTTCTATAAGGACAGTCAGGGGGTGCTGCTGGTTTATGACGTCGGCCTCAGGGAGAGTTTCGACGCCCTCGACAGCTGGCTGGGGGAGATGAAACAGGAAATGGGCTCTCAGGCTAACATGGACAGCATCGTGTTCGTCGTCTGTGCCAACAAG GTGGACCTGACGAAGCGGCGGGTGGTGGACGAGGGGGAGGGCCGTCTGTGGGCGGAGTCCAGAGGGTTTCATTACTTTGAGACGTCGGCACAAAGTGGAGAAGGCATCAACGAGATGTTCCAG GCgttcttctcctccatcaccGACATGTGTGAAAATGGCGGAAAGCGTCCGGTGTCTGAGGTCAGCGTCGGCTTCACCAAAGAGCAGGCCGACACCATCCGACGCATCCGAAACAGCAAGGACTCTTGGGATATGTTGGGTGTGAAACCCGGGGCCACGCG GGAGGAGGTGAACAAGGCGTACCGGAAGCTGGCGGTCCTGCTGCACCCGGACAAATGCGTCGCCCCCGGCAGCGAAGACGCCTTCAAGGCCGTGGTGAACGCCCGCACCTCACTGCTGAAGAACattaaataa